The nucleotide window CGCGTACGCACGGTCCTCCGGACCGCTCGTGTTCCACGGTCCTCCGGACCGCTCGTGTTCCACGGTCCTCCGGACCGCTCAAGTCGCTGGACGCCAAAGCCCGACCGTGTCTGCGCTCGATTCGGCTCGTGTCGTGCTTCGTGACCTACTCGGTCGTGGTGACGATCGACCACTCACCGAGCGCGTTCGGGATCTCGACACTGGCGATCGCGTGATCGCGATCGTCGGGTGTGAGGCCCTCAGCGGTGACGTTCGAGCGACGCGGCCCGACGCGGCCGTGATCGAGACGAGCGAGCGGCCACTCGTGTTTGCGGTCGAAGGCGACGACGTCCTTGCGATCGAGCGCGATCCCGAACGACTTCGCGGGCGGGTCGACACCCTCGACGTGCTCTAACAGCCTTACTCGAACGAGAGCGAGTCGCGATGGTGGCGGATCCGATCGAGAGCGAGGTCCGGTTCCATACCAGCGTCGTCGACCGTCGTCAGGTGCCCCATCTTCCGCAGGGGTCGAACCTCCCCTTTTCCGTACCAGTGGAGCGCGACGCCCGGTGCGGCGAGCACGTCGTCGACGCCCAGTAGCGTCGCCGGGCGGGACTCGCCCGCACCGAGAACGTTCGCGCTGACGGTCGTGGCGCGCAGGTCGGTCGCGCCGAGCGGCCGGCCCGTCACCGCGCGGGCGTGCTGTTCGAACTGCGAGGTGATCGCGCCCTCGATCGTCCAGTGTCCGGAGTTGTGCGGGCGTGGGGCGACTTCGTTCAGCAGGATCTCACCCTCGGAGGTCTCGAAAGTCTCGACACCGAAGACGCCACGCCCGTCGAGTACGTCGAGGACGCGTTCGGCAACGTCGGCGGCCTGATCGCGTGTCTCCGCACAGGTCCGCGCGGGCGCGACCGTCTCGCGGAGGATCTCGTCCTCGTGGATCGTCTCGGTGACGGGGAAGGTGTCGCGCTCCCCGTCGCCCTGGCAGGCCATCACGGCGAGTTCGCGTTCGAAGTCGACGAACTCCTCGATCATCGCCGGGCCGGCCACCGCGTCGAGCGCCTCGGCCACCTCGCTGTGGTCCTCGACGAGGACGTTGCCACGCCCGTCGTACCCGCCACGCCGGGCTTTCAACATTGCGGGCGTGCCGAGTTCGTCGAGTGCGTCGCGGGCCGATTGCTCGCCGTCGACGGCCCGGAATTCGGGGACCGGGATGCCTGCGTCAGCGAACGCCTGTTTTTGCTCGAATTTGTCTGCGATCGTCGCGAGCGTGCTCGGTTTGGGGTGAACCGGCGTCCCCGTCTCCGCCTCGATCGTCGCGAGGGCCCCCTCGTCAGCGAGTTCGATCTCGTAGGTCAGCACGTCGGCACGCTCGGCCACCTCGCGGATCGCGGCCTCGTCGTCGAAGTCGGCAACGATGTGAT belongs to Halococcoides cellulosivorans and includes:
- a CDS encoding 5-(carboxyamino)imidazole ribonucleotide synthase, with the protein product MTLSTPGPTLGVVGGGQLGRMLSEAASPLGIDVVVLDPTPRAPATPVATDHIVADFDDEAAIREVAERADVLTYEIELADEGALATIEAETGTPVHPKPSTLATIADKFEQKQAFADAGIPVPEFRAVDGEQSARDALDELGTPAMLKARRGGYDGRGNVLVEDHSEVAEALDAVAGPAMIEEFVDFERELAVMACQGDGERDTFPVTETIHEDEILRETVAPARTCAETRDQAADVAERVLDVLDGRGVFGVETFETSEGEILLNEVAPRPHNSGHWTIEGAITSQFEQHARAVTGRPLGATDLRATTVSANVLGAGESRPATLLGVDDVLAAPGVALHWYGKGEVRPLRKMGHLTTVDDAGMEPDLALDRIRHHRDSLSFE